In the genome of Methylococcus sp. EFPC2, the window GTGTTCTGCCGACTGACCAAGCCGGCATCGCCGATATGCCCCCAGGCACCCAACGCACGGACCTCGAGGCCTCGGTAATGCCACTGGACATGGCCCTCATACAGTTGAGTGAAGACATCGGCCTTCTTGCCGTTCGCCTTCACGAAATTATCCTGTGCGGCGTTGCCCAAAAAGGTCGAGGCGCCCACCAATAAGCCGGGTGCAAAGCTGGGGGTGTAATCGAGCCGGCCGGTGAAGGCGAAATTCTCGGCAGCCGCCTTGCTGCCTCCCTGACGCCCTTCGCGTATGCCCTGATTGCTGAACTCCTCGGCGTTCAAGCCATTGACCGCGTACATGCGGTACTGCAGGTCGGGCACGACTTCGCCGAACAAGCCCGCCCCCACTTCGCGCCACGTCGAGGGAATAATGTAACGCTCCACGTCCGGCCGGATGTTGCCGTGGAAGGTAGTCGGTTCATGCATTTCGTTGATGAAGCCCATGGGCATCAGCATCAAGCCCGCGCGGATATTCGCATTTTTGTGCAGCAGGAAGTCGAGCTGGGAAAATTCGACCGAAACCTCGCCCTTCTCTTCGCTACCTTCCCCCGTCGTGGCGTGCTCGAACTCGATCTCGTTGTTCAGGATGATCCAGTCATTGAACTTGTATCCGGCGTAGATGACCGCTCTCAGCAGGTCTGCAGAATCTTTATTGCTGCCCTTATTCGCCGTGTAATTGGTGTACATGGCCTCGCCGTATCCGCCGATCGACAGTCCCCGATTGACGCGATAAACCTGCGATGCGGCCGGACCTAAACCGTACTGGCTTTTGTATTCGCGCGATTCGGGTATGAACAACTGGGTCTTTAGCTTCTCCACTTCCGTGGCCAGGATGTCGGTCTTGCGCTCTACCGCGGTCTTGGCCGGAGCTCCTTTGCCGCCGGCATCGGCCACCGCCGGGGGGGCGGACTTGGTCTGTGTCTCCTGGGCCGCTTTCAGCGACTTCACTTCTTCCTTGAGCGCTTCATTTTCCTGAGCCTTGCCTTTCAGCGCCTCGATTTCCTTTTGCTGCTGCTGAATGATCTTCCACATTTCCTCCAGGTTCGCCGGCGCGGACTGCGCCGCATGCGCGCTTCCCAGCCCCAAGGCGGACACCAATCCCAAAGTCACCCCGCATTTCGTGTTCGTACTCACCATTGGTCTCCCGATACTTGTAGAGTTGAGAATGATTCTAGGTAAATTGCAAGGTTATTGCAACGCATTCTCATCTCTATGGCAGGCGAGCACTGCATTTCATGTTGCCGGGTGACGCTATGCTCCGTTTTATGTCATAGTTCGGCGGCTTTTTCGGGGCACAGCCCCAGCGATTCGGAAATCTCGGAATTTGAATGAGTAAGACTAGAGTCCTGACCGGCATCACCACCACCGGTACCCCCCATCTCGGCAACTACGTCGGCGCCATCCGCCCTGCCATCGAAGCGAGCCACGACCACAACGTGCTACCGTTTTATTTCCTGGCGGATTACCACGCATTGATCAAATGCCAGGATCCCGAGCGCGTGCGCCAGTCGACGTTGGAAATCGCCGCGACCTGGCTGGCTTTGGGGCTGGATACGGAAAACGCGGTGTTCTACCGCCAATCGGACATCCCCGAGATCGCCGAACTGGCCTGGCTGCTGGGCTGCGTCACAGCCAAGGGTTTGATGAATCGCGCCCACGCCTATAAGGCGGCGGTGCAAGCCAACGAGGAAAGCGGAGAGAGCGATCCCGACAAGGGAGTGACCATGGGACTGTTCAACTATCCCATCCTCATGGCCGCCGACATCCTGCTGTTCAATGCCCACAAAGTTCCAGTAGGCAAGGATCAGATACAGCACATCGAAATGGCGCGCGACATCGGCGGCCGTTTCAACCACATCTACGGCGAGCACTTCACCCTGCCGGAAGCCGTGGTCGGAGAAGAAACCGCTATCCTGGCCGGGCTGGACGGCCGCAAGATGAGCAAGAGTTACGACAACACCATTCCCTTGTTTCTGCCGGAAAAGCAGTTCCGCAAGCTGATCATGAAGATCAAGACCAATTCGCTCGAACCCGGCGTGCCCAAGGATCCGGACACCTGCACCCTGTTCAGCATCTACCGGGCGTTCGCAACCAAGGAAGAAGTGGCGGACGTACGCCGCCGCTACGAGGACGGCATCGCCTGGGGCGAGATGAAACAGTTTCTGTTCGAATACCTCAACGACCATCTGACGGCCGCCCGCGAGCGCTACGACGCACTCCTACAGTCGCCGGACAAGATCGAGGAAGCCTTGCAGGATGGGGCGCGCAAGGCGCGCGAATTCAGCGCGCCATTCGTCAAGCAATTGCGCGCCAGCGTGGGCATACGCGGCCTGGCCGGCTGATCGGGCCACGCTTTCGCCCATGAGCGATTACATCGAAAAAAGAACCTTCGCCCGCTCGCCGGCGCATTGCCGGCTAAGCTTTAACCTGATCGACCGTGACGGTGTCCGTGACGGATCCTGCCTGGACGTCAGCGCCGCAGGTATATTGTTCATCACCGACCGGCCCGTCGAACCCGGTAGAGCCGTGGAAATCCGCACCTCTCCGGACAATCCCAACACACCGCCATTAACGGCTTTCGCGGAAATCACGCGCTGCATCCCGGACGAGCGCGGCTTTCAGATCGCCGCCGCCATCAAAGGCATCAAGGCGGACTGATCGCGGAATCAGGCGCCGCCCGTTCATCCATTACCTTCATGTACACGATAACCAAGGAAATCTACTTCTGTTACGGCCATCGCCTGATGAACCATCCGGGCAAATGTCGCCACCTGCATGGCCATAGCGTCAAAGCGGCCATCACCGTTCAGGCCGAGCAATTAAACGATCAAGGCATGGTGTGCGATTTTGCCGACCTGGCGACCTGCGCCCATGAATTCATCGATGGCCAAATCGACCATAACCTGCTGATCCATGAGAACGATCCGCTGCTGCCAGCACTCGAGGCGGCCCGTGAACGATATATGGCCCTGACCGAGCACCCGACCGCGGAATACCTGGCGCGTTTGATCTACGAATTCGTCAAGGAAAAAGGATTCGAGGTATTAAGCGTGACGCTGTGGGAAACCGCCAGCGCTTGCGCCACCTATAGCGAAGCCTGACCGGGCCCATGAGCACGCTCGAACCCATCAACAAATCCTACTGGCTGTCGCGGGTCTGCGAGGCCAACTACACGCGTTTGCTGACGCTGATACCGCATCTGCTCACGCTCCCCGTCGGTGTATCGGCGCGTGCCGACGGAACACCGGGTCTGGAGCTGGAACTTTTAGAGCGCTCGCCCTATACCCTGCTGATCGAACTGACCCACAGCTTCACCTGGGAGTTCGGTGCCCTGTCGGAACCTGCCGTGCGCATCCGCGTTTACCTGGACGCCCACACGACCGAAGTTCTCAGCGCGAAAGAGAGACCTTATGTCTTCGACATCATGCGGCATGATGCCGAGGCGCGGGAGGTGATGGATTACAAATGGTCGCTGAACTACTTCCTGGCCTTATGGCTGGACCACTGCATCGCCAGCGACTATCAGTTCCGCCGACCGGAATTGATGCAGGATGCATGCTACGCGAATGCCTGAAGCGGCCGTTCAGTCCCAGCGCTCATCCCGCACCTGCACCACGCCTCCTTCCACACGCACGGGGAAGCAGCTGAGGTCTTCGTAAGCCGGCGCCTTGAGAACCTTTCCCGTCCTGATGCAAAACCGCGCGCCGTGGCGGGGACAAACGATTTCGTAGCCGTCCAGCCGTCCCGAAGCGATCTCCGCCCCGTCATGGGTGCAGGCATCTTCGATGGCGAACAGTTCGCTTCCTACCCGAAAAACGGCGACGCTCACGCCGTCCACGTCCGCCACCACATGTTCGCCGTCGGCCAAGCCCGCCTCGGGCACGACATCCACCCAGTCCGACATGCTCACTCCGTGCTGACCGTCTCGCCCTCCTCCTTGAGGGCCGCTTCCAGGGAATGCCAGGCCAGGGTCGCGCATTTGACCCGCGCCGGATAAGCCCGCACACCAGCCAGCACGGCCAGCTTGCCCAGCTCTTCCAGATTCACTCTTTCGTCCTGCCCGGTGGTTATGCGATGGAACAGCTCGAACAAATGATGGGTCTCTTCCTCGGTCTTGCCGCGAACGATTTCCGTCATTAGAGAAGCCGAGGCGGTGGAGATAGCGCAGCCGGAGCCCTGGAAACTGACGTCCTCGATCACTTCGTCAACCACCTTCACGTACAGGGTGATGCGGTCGCCGCACAAGGGATTGAAGCCGTCGATCTTGCGGGTGTAATCGTCCATGACCCGGAAATTGCGCGGATTACGGTTATGGTCGAATACGACCTCCTGATAAAGGTCGCGGATTTGATCCAGCATCAGCCGAATACCTCGATGAGTTGTTTGATTCCATCGACGAGGATATCGATTTCCTCGAAGCTGTTGTAGAAGGCGAATGAGGCCCGCGCGGTCGCCGGCACGCCATAAAACTCCATCACCGGCATGGCGCAATGATGACCGGCGCGTATGGCGATGCCCAGTTGATCCAGGATGGTCCCGATGTCGTGGGGATGGATGTGCTCCAGGGTGAAGGACAGGATCGCGCCTTTCTCTCTGGCGGTCCCGATGACCGTCAACTGCGGAATCTGCGAGGCCTTTTCGGTGGCATATTTCAGCAGCGCGTGCTCGTGCGCGGCGATAACGTCGAGGCCTATGCCCCGCACGTAATCGATGGCCGCGCCCAGCGCGACGGCGCCTTCGATGTAAGGCGTGCCCGCCTCGAACTTGTAGGGCAGCACGTTGTACTCGGTGCGCTCGAAAGTCACCATGCGTATCATGTCGCCGCCGCCCTGCCAGGGCGGCATGGCCTTGAGCAGCGCCTCCTTGCCGTAGAGCACGCCGATCCCGGAAGGCCCGTACAGCTTGTGGCCGGAGAACACGTAGAAATCGCAATCCAGCGCCTGCACGTCGACCGCAAGATGCGGTATCGCCTGCGCGCCGTCCAGCAGCACCGGCACGCCGCGCGCGTGCGCCAGTTCCACGATGTGTTTGACCGGATTGATGGTGCCCAGCGCGTTGGACATGTGCGCGATCGCCACCAGCTTGGTCCGCTCGCTGAGCAAGGCCTCGAATCCGTCCAGCAGCAGTTCGCCGGCCCGGTTCATGGGCGCGACTTTCAGCACCGCGCCGGTCTGCTGTGCGAGCATCTGCCAGGGCACGATGTTGGAATGATGCTCCATGGCGCTGATGAGGATCTCGTCGCCCGGCCCGACGTTCGCCCTTCCGTAGCTCTGCGCCACCAGGTTGATGGCCTCGGT includes:
- a CDS encoding tryptophan--tRNA ligase, translated to MSKTRVLTGITTTGTPHLGNYVGAIRPAIEASHDHNVLPFYFLADYHALIKCQDPERVRQSTLEIAATWLALGLDTENAVFYRQSDIPEIAELAWLLGCVTAKGLMNRAHAYKAAVQANEESGESDPDKGVTMGLFNYPILMAADILLFNAHKVPVGKDQIQHIEMARDIGGRFNHIYGEHFTLPEAVVGEETAILAGLDGRKMSKSYDNTIPLFLPEKQFRKLIMKIKTNSLEPGVPKDPDTCTLFSIYRAFATKEEVADVRRRYEDGIAWGEMKQFLFEYLNDHLTAARERYDALLQSPDKIEEALQDGARKAREFSAPFVKQLRASVGIRGLAG
- a CDS encoding non-heme iron oxygenase ferredoxin subunit encodes the protein MSDWVDVVPEAGLADGEHVVADVDGVSVAVFRVGSELFAIEDACTHDGAEIASGRLDGYEIVCPRHGARFCIRTGKVLKAPAYEDLSCFPVRVEGGVVQVRDERWD
- a CDS encoding 6-carboxytetrahydropterin synthase, with translation MYTITKEIYFCYGHRLMNHPGKCRHLHGHSVKAAITVQAEQLNDQGMVCDFADLATCAHEFIDGQIDHNLLIHENDPLLPALEAARERYMALTEHPTAEYLARLIYEFVKEKGFEVLSVTLWETASACATYSEA
- a CDS encoding cysteine desulfurase, with the protein product MNAQLKPAQFDVARIRADFPILAESIHGKPLVYLDNAASAQKPRAVLDAIRNVYEHNYANVHRGVHTLSQRATDLFEGARDKVRTFINARKPEEIIFVRGATEAINLVAQSYGRANVGPGDEILISAMEHHSNIVPWQMLAQQTGAVLKVAPMNRAGELLLDGFEALLSERTKLVAIAHMSNALGTINPVKHIVELAHARGVPVLLDGAQAIPHLAVDVQALDCDFYVFSGHKLYGPSGIGVLYGKEALLKAMPPWQGGGDMIRMVTFERTEYNVLPYKFEAGTPYIEGAVALGAAIDYVRGIGLDVIAAHEHALLKYATEKASQIPQLTVIGTAREKGAILSFTLEHIHPHDIGTILDQLGIAIRAGHHCAMPVMEFYGVPATARASFAFYNSFEEIDILVDGIKQLIEVFG
- the sufU gene encoding Fe-S cluster assembly sulfur transfer protein SufU — translated: MLDQIRDLYQEVVFDHNRNPRNFRVMDDYTRKIDGFNPLCGDRITLYVKVVDEVIEDVSFQGSGCAISTASASLMTEIVRGKTEEETHHLFELFHRITTGQDERVNLEELGKLAVLAGVRAYPARVKCATLAWHSLEAALKEEGETVSTE
- a CDS encoding DUF1249 domain-containing protein gives rise to the protein MSTLEPINKSYWLSRVCEANYTRLLTLIPHLLTLPVGVSARADGTPGLELELLERSPYTLLIELTHSFTWEFGALSEPAVRIRVYLDAHTTEVLSAKERPYVFDIMRHDAEAREVMDYKWSLNYFLALWLDHCIASDYQFRRPELMQDACYANA
- a CDS encoding PilZ domain-containing protein — protein: MSDYIEKRTFARSPAHCRLSFNLIDRDGVRDGSCLDVSAAGILFITDRPVEPGRAVEIRTSPDNPNTPPLTAFAEITRCIPDERGFQIAAAIKGIKAD